The genome window CCAGCTCGCTCACCGGCCGCCACAATCAAATCAGTCCAGGCTGAATCATTTCCCAAAAGACCGCTGCGCACTCGCCCTAAAGCCACCATGCAAGCGCCGGTAAGAGTCGCTACGTCAATAATGCGCTGCGCTCCCTCGTGCCGGGCGTACGCCACGGCATCCGCCAAAATAAGCCTTCCTTCTGCATCAGTGTTAATTACTTCAATCGTCTGTCCGTCCATAGCGGTCACTATATCTCCCGGTTTTAGGGCTTTGCCGGAAGGCATATTTTCGGTACAAGGAAGCACCGCCAAAAGATTCACTGGCAATTTTAAAGCGGCAATCGCATCCATCGCCGCCAGGACGGCAGCCGCTCCTGACATATCGTCTTTCATTTCCTGCATGCCCTCGCCCGGCTTTAAGCTGATGCCGCCACTGTCAAAAGTAATGCCTTTGCCTACGAAAGCCGCATCCCAGGGCTTACCCTTTATACCGCCGCAATAGCGCAGCACAATAAGCCTAGGCGGCACATCACTTCCCTGCGCCACTGCGCTCAACGCCCCCATGCCGGCAGCTTTTATCCGCTTAGCGTCCCAAACATCAACATCCATGCCATGCAGCGTCGCCAAGCGCTGCGCTTCTTCCGCCATTTTTTCCGGTGTCATAACCGCCGCCGGCTGATTGACCCAATTTCTAGCCTGCAGCACGGCTTCCGCCGTTACAATGGCGCTTTGCAGCGTTTTTTCCAACAAAGGAGTTATTGCCCGCTGGCTTTGAAAGAATACTGTCTGTAGTACGGGTTCTTTCTTTTTACTCTTATAGCAATCGAAGCGATATCCTCCCAGGATAGCTCCCAAAGCCGCTTCATAAGCGCTCTCTTCGAGCGTCAATCCCAGTTCATCAAGAAGAATAACACTTTGAGATATTTTAGCCTTTTCCAACGCGCGCACCGCTTGTCCTAAACAAAAACGAACCCCTTGGACATTCAGTTGCTCACGTTTTCCAAATTGCAGCAATAGAAAATCAGGCATAGTATCTAGGCAGGAACGAAGCAGGTACGTATCGCCCTTGTCATTGCAGCAGACGCCCTGCTGCAGCCAAGCGCTCAAACGTCCCTGCAACTGCGCATCTACTTTCTTCCCTTCTTCTCCCATGAAGGTATCTCCTTGAAAGACCGGCAAAACAATTGCGGCCCCTTTTACCGTTTTCTTTCCAAGCCACTCTATTTTCATCGTCATTACACCTCTTAAAAAAGTCATGACCGCCCGTTAAACGGGCGGCATGCACCAGCCCTATAAGGGCTGATTACTAGCGGCACCTAAAAGTGCTGCTTTTCACTTCGTTCAAGCCATCTTTGCACTTGGTACTAGCTACCCCTGAAGGGGTCTTCTAACTCTTTTACACTAATTTTATCCATCATTTGATCTGCTTTCTCTTGTTCTCTTATATACTTTTTTATTGTAGCTTCATTAAGGCCAACTGTACTCACATAATATCCAATTGACCAGAAATGTCGATTCCCAAATTTGTATT of Anaeromusa acidaminophila DSM 3853 contains these proteins:
- a CDS encoding leucyl aminopeptidase, whose product is MTMKIEWLGKKTVKGAAIVLPVFQGDTFMGEEGKKVDAQLQGRLSAWLQQGVCCNDKGDTYLLRSCLDTMPDFLLLQFGKREQLNVQGVRFCLGQAVRALEKAKISQSVILLDELGLTLEESAYEAALGAILGGYRFDCYKSKKKEPVLQTVFFQSQRAITPLLEKTLQSAIVTAEAVLQARNWVNQPAAVMTPEKMAEEAQRLATLHGMDVDVWDAKRIKAAGMGALSAVAQGSDVPPRLIVLRYCGGIKGKPWDAAFVGKGITFDSGGISLKPGEGMQEMKDDMSGAAAVLAAMDAIAALKLPVNLLAVLPCTENMPSGKALKPGDIVTAMDGQTIEVINTDAEGRLILADAVAYARHEGAQRIIDVATLTGACMVALGRVRSGLLGNDSAWTDLIVAAGERAGEKTWLMPHDEEYAELLKSDIADLKNTGGRYGGMITGGLFIGAFAKETPWAHLDIAGTATLLKTSGAWVKGGSGAGVLTLLEIAKSLVQL
- a CDS encoding transposase gives rise to the protein YKFGNRHFWSIGYYVSTVGLNEATIKKYIREQEKADQMMDKISVKELEDPFRGS